In Candidatus Defluviibacterium haderslevense, the following are encoded in one genomic region:
- a CDS encoding SusF/SusE family outer membrane protein, with translation MTSLFTISCDKDDDGTVTPTTEDGIYVKGPATGFTDFKTAALMVKTRNEVLNAEVAVPRESLLELYIPVKAGSGGFNIVQVSGATKTTYGAGTDFAKVDSANLDVDEPKEGLWKGNLVETTAPFVVPEDGLYHVIVDLVLKKVAIARVKYGVIGGATPGGWSTNTPMIAAFNLNKMVFEVSDVLMLKNDWKFRYSNGWKIFFDKTTDVGFNKKGVSVNTNLGGAVNALVAGGDNISNTVYAIYKFTLTYEVGKGFTATQEKTGEGPTLAQYPEKLYMIGDGVGGWDWATIDLPMVPVHSHPELFWKIVKTEGTGAFKFAPGREWKGDFGKTGSATNGVFAKGSDNVDVPAAAGFYLVVVNLKDETIEVVPAAVYGIGDCFGGYDPAKAENKFNSDASSVSLTKALLAGDLRFHVAASTLKCDWWQSEFMVLNGKIEYRGTGNDQTRVNVTAGSHTITLDFKANTGSVN, from the coding sequence ATGACCTCTCTCTTTACAATAAGTTGTGATAAAGATGATGATGGAACTGTTACACCAACTACAGAAGATGGTATTTATGTAAAGGGACCCGCTACCGGCTTTACTGATTTTAAAACTGCTGCATTGATGGTGAAAACACGAAATGAAGTGCTTAACGCGGAAGTTGCTGTGCCACGTGAATCGCTTTTAGAACTTTACATTCCCGTAAAAGCTGGCTCAGGCGGATTTAATATTGTGCAAGTTTCTGGTGCAACCAAAACAACTTATGGCGCTGGAACAGATTTTGCAAAAGTCGATTCTGCTAATTTAGATGTCGATGAACCAAAAGAAGGATTATGGAAAGGTAATCTTGTGGAGACAACAGCTCCTTTCGTTGTGCCGGAAGATGGATTGTATCATGTTATTGTCGACTTAGTTCTTAAAAAAGTTGCCATTGCTAGAGTGAAGTATGGTGTGATTGGAGGTGCTACTCCTGGAGGTTGGTCTACTAATACACCTATGATTGCTGCATTTAATTTGAACAAAATGGTTTTTGAAGTAAGTGATGTGTTGATGTTAAAAAATGACTGGAAGTTTAGATATTCTAATGGTTGGAAAATTTTCTTTGACAAAACCACAGATGTTGGATTTAATAAAAAAGGAGTTTCTGTAAATACTAATTTAGGTGGTGCTGTTAATGCATTAGTTGCAGGTGGAGATAATATTTCTAATACCGTATATGCTATTTACAAATTCACATTAACATATGAAGTAGGTAAAGGATTTACAGCTACTCAAGAAAAAACTGGTGAAGGACCTACTTTAGCTCAGTATCCTGAAAAACTGTATATGATTGGTGATGGAGTAGGTGGTTGGGATTGGGCAACAATCGATTTGCCAATGGTGCCTGTGCATAGTCACCCAGAATTATTTTGGAAAATTGTTAAAACGGAAGGAACTGGTGCATTCAAATTTGCTCCTGGCAGAGAATGGAAAGGCGATTTTGGTAAAACAGGTTCCGCCACCAATGGTGTTTTTGCAAAAGGTAGTGATAACGTAGATGTTCCTGCTGCAGCTGGCTTTTATTTAGTTGTGGTCAATCTAAAGGATGAAACTATTGAAGTGGTTCCTGCCGCTGTCTATGGAATTGGTGATTGTTTTGGAGGATATGACCCTGCTAAAGCAGAAAATAAATTCAATTCAGATGCATCTTCAGTGAGCCTTACTAAAGCTTTATTAGCTGGTGATTTAAGATTTCATGTTGCAGCTTCAACATTGAAATGTGACTGGTGGCAATCTGAATTTATGGTTCTTAATGGAAAGATAGAATATAGAGGAACTGGTAATGATCAAACTAGAGTAAATGTGACTGCTGGAAGTCATACCATTACTTTGGACTTTAAAGCTAATACAGGTAGTGTAAATTAA
- a CDS encoding MFS transporter: protein MDNVNKPELSFWQIWNMSFGFLGIQFGWGLQMANMSSIYRYLGASGDQIPLLWLAAPMTGLLVQPIIGYMSDHTWNRFGRRKPYFLVGAILSSLALLAMPNCSALWMAAGLLWILDASINISMEPFRAFVSDMLPKKQQAAGFTMQSFFIGLGAVIASSMPWIFTHVMGLTDTNDQAIPETVRYSFYIGALVFIGAILYTILTTKEYPPIESSIQSPEKKSALQKTIDGFIDIINNIKTMPSVMSKIALVQFFSWMGLFLMWFYFGDAVATHVFGAQSPQDPLYKEGAAWGGLMFGFYSLITFLFAFILNQLAKKISNSKAHMICLLAGGIGLMSVLFIQNKYGLLITMTGVGIAWTSILSMPYAIFAPHLPNNKIGVYMGIFNFFIVIPEIIAALGFGWFMKHVLDSNSLYAVVLGGAFMCVAALLCLRIKAE from the coding sequence ATGGATAATGTTAATAAACCGGAACTAAGTTTTTGGCAAATTTGGAATATGAGTTTTGGATTTCTAGGAATTCAATTCGGTTGGGGACTTCAGATGGCAAATATGAGTTCCATATATCGATACCTAGGCGCTTCAGGGGATCAGATACCATTGCTTTGGCTGGCAGCACCAATGACTGGATTGCTAGTGCAACCCATCATTGGCTATATGTCAGACCATACCTGGAATAGATTTGGAAGAAGAAAACCCTATTTTTTAGTTGGAGCCATTTTATCAAGTTTAGCTTTACTTGCAATGCCCAATTGTTCTGCATTATGGATGGCTGCTGGGTTATTATGGATTTTAGATGCATCGATAAACATAAGCATGGAACCGTTCAGAGCCTTCGTCTCAGATATGTTGCCTAAAAAACAACAAGCTGCAGGATTCACCATGCAAAGTTTTTTCATTGGTTTAGGCGCTGTTATAGCATCCTCCATGCCTTGGATTTTTACTCATGTTATGGGTTTAACCGACACCAATGACCAAGCTATTCCTGAGACCGTTAGATATTCTTTTTATATCGGGGCATTAGTTTTTATTGGGGCCATACTTTATACCATTTTAACAACCAAGGAATATCCACCAATAGAATCTTCAATTCAAAGCCCAGAAAAAAAATCTGCCTTACAAAAAACCATAGATGGATTTATTGATATTATAAATAATATTAAGACCATGCCTTCAGTCATGTCTAAAATTGCGTTGGTTCAATTTTTTTCATGGATGGGTTTATTTCTCATGTGGTTCTATTTTGGAGACGCTGTGGCAACTCATGTATTTGGGGCACAAAGTCCTCAAGATCCATTATATAAAGAAGGTGCTGCTTGGGGTGGACTTATGTTTGGATTCTATTCATTAATAACTTTTTTATTTGCCTTTATATTGAACCAATTGGCAAAGAAAATTTCAAATTCAAAAGCTCACATGATTTGTTTGTTAGCAGGAGGCATTGGATTAATGTCTGTGCTTTTTATTCAAAATAAATATGGCTTGCTTATTACTATGACGGGAGTAGGTATAGCATGGACCAGTATATTATCAATGCCATATGCGATTTTTGCACCACATTTACCGAATAATAAAATTGGTGTATACATGGGTATTTTTAATTTCTTTATTGTCATTCCTGAAATCATTGCTGCTCTTGGTTTCGGTTGGTTTATGAAACATGTTCTAGATTCCAATAGTCTTTATGCTGTTGTTTTAGGCGGAGCTTTTATGTGCGTTGCTGCATTACTTTGCTTGAGAATAAAGGCTGAATAG
- a CDS encoding type II toxin-antitoxin system HicA family toxin — translation MKILEQHGYIFKRSKGSHHLFYNPITNITVIVPLHGGKDMKKGTFLAILKQAGLDKNDFA, via the coding sequence ATTAAAATTTTAGAACAACATGGCTATATTTTCAAACGTTCCAAAGGCTCTCACCATTTGTTTTACAATCCTATTACTAACATAACCGTTATTGTACCTTTACACGGTGGCAAAGACATGAAAAAAGGAACATTCCTTGCCATACTTAAACAGGCAGGACTAGATAAAAATGATTTTGCCTAA
- a CDS encoding type II toxin-antitoxin system HicB family antitoxin, with translation MYTYKIHLHKEPEGGYTVLVPALPGCITYGEDVDEAISMAKEAIELYIEELQERGVAIPDDSKKYLLNFRWAQVSNLTPAGASRGTLNT, from the coding sequence ATGTACACATACAAAATTCATTTACACAAGGAGCCTGAAGGTGGGTATACTGTTTTAGTCCCTGCATTGCCTGGCTGTATCACTTATGGTGAAGATGTGGACGAAGCTATCTCTATGGCTAAAGAAGCTATTGAATTGTATATTGAAGAGTTGCAGGAAAGAGGCGTAGCTATACCTGACGATAGCAAGAAATATTTATTGAATTTTCGTTGGGCACAAGTTAGCAACTTGACGCCAGCAGGGGCCAGCAGGGGAACCCTAAACACCTAA
- the kbl gene encoding glycine C-acetyltransferase: protein MYGKTQESLQSELQAIKDAGLFKKERIIISPQGPVIRTTETAEVLNFCANNYLGLSSHPEVIEAAKAAIDSHGYGMSSVRFICGTQDIHKELEQKISTFLGMEDTILYAAAFDANGGIFEPLLQEDDAIISDELNHASIIDGIRLCKAKRFRYKHNDMSDLEQQLKDASGSRRILIVTDGAFSMDGTIAQLDKICDLADQYQAMVMIDECHATGFLGATGRGTHEYRNVMGRVDIITGTLGKALGGASGGFTAARKEIIDLLRQRSRPYLFSNTVAPSIVGASIRVIDLLSNSSTLRDKLESNTKYFRNKMTEAGFNIIPGDHPIVPVMLYEAPLAQQFAASLLKEGIYVIGFFYPVVAQGKARIRVQVSAAHEISHLDQAVAAFTKVGKELGVLK from the coding sequence ATGTACGGCAAAACTCAAGAATCATTGCAAAGTGAATTGCAAGCTATAAAGGATGCAGGTTTATTTAAGAAAGAACGAATCATTATATCTCCACAAGGTCCTGTTATCAGAACCACCGAAACTGCTGAAGTTTTAAATTTTTGTGCCAATAATTATTTGGGTTTATCATCTCATCCGGAAGTAATTGAGGCTGCAAAAGCTGCCATTGACTCACATGGATATGGAATGTCATCCGTCCGTTTTATTTGTGGTACTCAAGATATCCATAAAGAGTTGGAACAAAAAATTTCCACATTTTTAGGAATGGAGGATACCATATTGTATGCAGCTGCCTTTGATGCTAATGGTGGCATTTTTGAACCATTACTTCAAGAGGATGATGCTATCATTTCTGATGAATTGAACCACGCTTCCATTATAGATGGCATTCGTCTTTGTAAAGCCAAACGCTTTCGGTATAAACACAATGATATGTCTGATTTGGAGCAACAATTAAAAGATGCTTCCGGTTCGAGAAGAATACTCATAGTTACAGACGGAGCCTTTTCAATGGATGGGACCATTGCACAATTAGATAAAATATGTGATCTAGCGGATCAATATCAGGCTATGGTTATGATTGATGAATGTCATGCAACTGGTTTTTTAGGAGCTACCGGTAGGGGAACTCATGAGTATCGGAATGTTATGGGGCGTGTTGATATTATAACTGGAACATTAGGTAAAGCGCTTGGTGGTGCATCAGGTGGTTTTACAGCTGCGCGTAAAGAAATTATAGATTTATTAAGACAAAGATCCAGGCCTTATTTGTTTTCGAATACAGTGGCGCCTTCTATAGTTGGAGCATCCATTAGAGTTATTGATTTATTGAGCAATTCATCAACTTTGCGAGATAAATTAGAGTCCAATACCAAATACTTCCGTAATAAAATGACAGAAGCTGGTTTTAATATCATTCCAGGTGATCATCCTATAGTACCTGTTATGTTATATGAAGCTCCGCTTGCTCAACAATTTGCAGCATCTCTTTTGAAAGAAGGAATTTATGTGATAGGTTTCTTTTATCCTGTTGTTGCCCAAGGAAAGGCTAGAATTCGTGTACAGGTATCTGCAGCTCATGAAATTTCACACTTGGATCAGGCTGTTGCTGCATTCACTAAAGTAGGAAAGGAGTTAGGTGTTTTAAAATAA
- a CDS encoding VOC family protein — protein sequence MDSYYISGIQQIGCGNQSVYDTWEWYRKHLGMDIPVFNDAGPAKLMTKYTGGEVCDRHAILAMNFAGGGGFEFWQFTSRTPQDSSFNIQFGDLGIMCPKIKTPSIQDSYDYFKKNQLNIVSEIHTKPFGIPHFFAKDPWGNWIEISESKDMYSSPIGHTGGIVGVTLGVKDIASQLVLFRDILGYDTILSETFDYNEDVKSFNDESNQFHRVLLTHSKKRIGPFSELLGPSIIELVSNTSRSGKRIFENRYWGDLGYIHLCFDNINMDELQQKCNALNYPFTVDTSGAFDMGEAAGRFAYIETEDGILIEFVETFKIPILKKIGWYLNLKNFNRAKALPKFLLKTLTWSRKTKDVTK from the coding sequence ATGGATTCATATTATATTAGTGGAATTCAACAAATAGGTTGTGGTAACCAATCCGTATATGACACCTGGGAGTGGTATCGTAAACATTTAGGTATGGACATACCTGTCTTTAATGATGCTGGTCCTGCAAAATTAATGACAAAATATACCGGGGGTGAGGTATGTGACCGCCACGCTATACTAGCTATGAATTTTGCTGGTGGAGGAGGATTTGAGTTTTGGCAGTTTACGTCTAGGACACCTCAAGATTCTAGCTTTAATATTCAATTTGGTGATCTTGGTATTATGTGTCCCAAAATAAAAACACCATCTATTCAAGATTCATATGATTATTTTAAAAAAAATCAGCTTAATATAGTTTCTGAAATCCATACCAAACCATTTGGAATTCCACATTTTTTTGCAAAGGACCCATGGGGCAACTGGATCGAAATATCTGAATCCAAAGATATGTATTCATCGCCAATTGGACATACAGGTGGAATCGTTGGTGTAACATTAGGCGTTAAAGATATTGCTTCTCAACTCGTATTATTCAGAGATATATTAGGATACGATACCATATTAAGTGAGACTTTTGATTACAATGAAGATGTAAAGTCATTTAATGATGAATCCAATCAATTTCACAGAGTATTGTTAACCCATAGTAAAAAACGTATAGGACCATTTAGTGAACTTTTAGGACCTTCGATTATCGAACTTGTTTCCAATACTTCAAGATCTGGTAAACGAATTTTTGAAAATCGATATTGGGGTGATTTAGGATATATACATTTATGTTTTGACAATATAAATATGGATGAATTGCAGCAGAAATGCAATGCATTAAATTATCCATTTACGGTTGACACATCCGGAGCTTTTGATATGGGTGAGGCAGCAGGCCGTTTTGCTTACATTGAAACTGAAGATGGGATATTAATAGAATTTGTAGAAACATTTAAAATTCCTATTCTTAAAAAAATAGGCTGGTATTTGAATTTGAAAAATTTCAATAGAGCAAAAGCCTTACCAAAATTTCTCCTTAAAACATTAACCTGGAGTAGGAAAACAAAAGATGTAACAAAATAA
- a CDS encoding SDR family oxidoreductase yields MSKYFNNKIVWITGASSGIGQALAIELSKKDTFLILTGRDQERLESTQRQLKDPNKSKIIILDLVNTWQLEICTQSILKEFGHIDILINNAGVSQRSKIVDTSMNVYRELMEVNYFGLINLTKLLLPNMLTKGSGQIVVISSVAGKIGAPLRSGYSAAKHALHGFFDCLRAEHSKDNIKVNIICPGYTKTNIASNALIGNGAKFTQTDDEISKGMDPNILAAKIIKAVEHNTFESYFGGKEIKAIYLKRFFPKLLQKLLIKRNQ; encoded by the coding sequence TTGTCTAAATACTTCAATAATAAAATAGTTTGGATCACTGGAGCTTCATCAGGTATTGGTCAAGCACTTGCTATTGAGCTATCTAAAAAAGATACATTTTTAATTTTGACAGGGCGAGATCAAGAAAGATTAGAATCCACACAAAGACAATTAAAGGATCCCAATAAATCCAAAATTATCATCCTAGATCTGGTTAATACCTGGCAATTGGAAATTTGCACACAATCAATTCTTAAGGAGTTTGGCCATATAGATATCCTGATTAATAATGCGGGCGTTTCACAGCGATCAAAAATTGTGGATACATCTATGAATGTTTACAGAGAATTAATGGAAGTCAATTATTTCGGATTAATCAATTTGACAAAACTCCTATTGCCCAACATGTTAACCAAAGGATCTGGTCAAATTGTTGTCATAAGCAGTGTAGCTGGAAAAATAGGAGCCCCTTTAAGATCCGGATATAGTGCCGCAAAACATGCACTACATGGTTTTTTTGATTGCTTACGAGCTGAACATTCTAAGGACAATATAAAGGTAAATATAATTTGCCCGGGTTATACAAAAACCAATATCGCTTCAAACGCTTTGATTGGAAATGGTGCTAAATTCACTCAAACGGATGACGAAATTTCAAAAGGCATGGATCCAAACATATTAGCAGCTAAGATCATTAAAGCTGTTGAACATAATACCTTTGAAAGTTATTTTGGAGGAAAAGAGATAAAAGCTATCTATTTAAAAAGGTTTTTTCCAAAATTATTACAAAAGTTATTAATCAAAAGAAATCAATAA
- a CDS encoding aminotransferase class I/II-fold pyridoxal phosphate-dependent enzyme, protein MDLFSKIIDNMGPLGKYADDSNGYFMFPKLEGEISNRMRFNGKEMIIWSLNNYLGLANHPEVRKADTEAAAQYGLAYPMGARMMSGDTKYHEQLEQELASFVNKKAGYLLNFGYQGIQSIIDALLDRHDVVVYDSESHASIIDGVRLHLGKRFAFVHNDISSLEKNLERATRLVSETGGSILVITEGVFGMRGDQGKLKEIVALKSKYEFRLLVDDAHGFGTLGKTGAGAGEEQGVQNDIDLYFSTFAKSMASIGAFIASDEAVIKYLKYNMRSQIFAKSLPMPIVLGNIKRLELLRTKPELKEKLWSNVTQLQNGLKANGFEIGETNTCVTPVYLKGSVEEATQIVMDLRKNYSVFCSIVVYPVIPKGMIILRLIPTAMHTSEDIQQSLKAFAEVRDKLVTGQYQSQFAVAH, encoded by the coding sequence ATGGATTTATTTAGTAAGATTATTGATAACATGGGACCGTTGGGTAAATATGCCGATGACTCTAATGGATATTTCATGTTTCCCAAACTAGAAGGTGAAATTTCTAATCGCATGAGATTCAACGGAAAAGAAATGATTATTTGGAGTTTAAATAATTATTTAGGCCTAGCCAATCACCCTGAGGTCAGAAAAGCCGATACTGAAGCAGCCGCTCAATATGGGTTGGCCTACCCTATGGGTGCCAGAATGATGAGTGGAGATACTAAATATCATGAACAATTAGAACAAGAATTGGCATCATTCGTAAATAAGAAAGCAGGATATCTCCTTAATTTTGGATATCAAGGTATTCAATCCATCATCGATGCTTTACTTGATCGCCACGATGTTGTAGTCTATGATAGTGAAAGTCATGCGAGTATTATAGATGGTGTCCGATTACATTTAGGTAAGCGTTTTGCTTTTGTTCACAACGACATCAGTAGTTTAGAAAAAAATCTTGAGCGAGCGACTCGATTAGTATCAGAAACTGGTGGTTCCATTTTAGTGATTACCGAAGGTGTGTTTGGAATGCGTGGAGATCAAGGCAAACTTAAAGAAATAGTTGCATTGAAATCAAAATATGAATTCAGATTACTTGTTGATGATGCGCATGGATTTGGAACTTTAGGCAAAACTGGTGCTGGTGCTGGTGAAGAACAAGGTGTGCAAAACGACATCGATCTTTACTTTTCTACATTTGCAAAATCAATGGCTAGCATTGGGGCATTTATCGCTTCTGACGAAGCTGTAATTAAATATTTAAAATACAATATGCGTTCTCAGATATTTGCAAAATCCTTACCTATGCCAATAGTCTTAGGCAATATCAAGCGATTAGAATTATTAAGAACAAAACCTGAATTAAAAGAAAAGTTATGGAGTAATGTCACCCAACTTCAAAATGGTCTAAAAGCGAATGGATTTGAAATAGGAGAAACAAATACCTGTGTAACTCCAGTTTATTTAAAAGGAAGTGTTGAAGAGGCCACTCAAATTGTAATGGATTTACGCAAAAACTACAGTGTATTTTGTTCCATAGTCGTATATCCTGTAATTCCTAAAGGCATGATAATTCTTAGGCTAATACCTACAGCTATGCATACTTCAGAAGATATACAACAAAGTTTAAAAGCATTTGCTGAGGTACGAGATAAATTGGTTACCGGACAATATCAATCCCAATTTGCGGTTGCCCATTAA
- a CDS encoding PD40 domain-containing protein, which translates to MKQITILFFLSLTFNLLAQEARLLRFPTSHDNRIVFSYTGDLYTVNTSGGVARKLTNHNGQEIFARFSPDGKTIAFTGQYDGNSEIYTIPSEGGIPSRITYTPTLNRDDVSDRMGPNNICMTWRDNESLVLRTRSTDWNDWKGQLFLAKTNGAPLEQLPFPQGGFCSYSPDKSKIAYNRVFREFRTWKRYRGGQADEIWIYDFNTHQTIKITDNDAQDIIPMWSGNKIYYISDRDARMNIFCYDLISKTTKKITTFKDFDVKFPSIGDQYLVFENGGYIYKLDLKTDKFEKVNITLQEDFAIGRNKYVSAKENIENWELGSDGNRAVFIARGDIFTVPVKNGVIRNLTNTSGVHERSATWSPDGKNIAYISDATGEDEVYIVDPMGNSKPAQLTRKSDNYKYGLSWSPDSKKVAYSNRKQEVYYVDITSKESTLVIANPVGEITDFNWSPDSKYLTYTNPIRKGNSVINVYSLAEKKNYPVTDSWFDSYSPSFSSDGKYLYFVSQRTFAPSYNFVEWNYAYFDLAKIYYLTLRNDVKNPFEPKSDEVAVKEEKKEEKKEDKKDDSKKTEDKKTVESSKNIDFDQIAGRIGEIPGSAGNYFGISSIGDKIYYFKSSMGNKNKMYFYDLVAQKETEIGDLSGYSFSADNKKMMTSSNSNYYILDIPTGKVNLETPLNLSDMKVMVDRKAEWNQIYYECWRQMRDFFYDPNMHGVDWEGLKKNYATLLPFVNQRQDLTYIIGELIGELNIGHAYVGGGDYVKADRVNMGLLGARLAKDPSGYYKITKIFKGQNWDRVTRSPLTEIGVNAKEGDYIIAINGTKTSDVVNINQLLIATADKQVKLTLNSKPSEDGSRVVTVVPTNDEQKLIYYNWVEENYEKVNKATNGRVGYLHIPNMGSEGLNEFVKHFYAQLSKEALIVDDRGNGGGNVSPHIIERLRREPVQVTLMRNSMPAFEPNEQIIGPKVALVDEWSASDGDIFAYRFRKHNLGPIIGKRTWGGVVGIRGSLPLVDGGYLNRPEFARYNTDGTKWEIEGHGVDPDIVVDLDPYKTFNGEDAQLDKAIEVILAAMKNKSYKEPPPPAYPKK; encoded by the coding sequence ATGAAACAAATAACCATTCTTTTCTTTTTGTCATTGACATTCAATCTTTTAGCTCAGGAAGCAAGGCTTTTGAGGTTTCCTACAAGCCACGATAATCGGATAGTTTTCTCTTATACTGGAGATTTATATACCGTAAATACTTCAGGTGGTGTAGCTAGGAAGCTTACCAATCATAATGGTCAGGAAATTTTTGCAAGATTCTCACCGGATGGAAAAACGATTGCATTTACAGGACAGTATGATGGAAATAGTGAAATTTATACCATCCCTTCCGAAGGAGGAATTCCTTCAAGAATTACTTATACTCCTACTTTAAATAGAGATGATGTTTCTGATCGGATGGGGCCCAATAATATATGCATGACTTGGAGAGATAATGAATCTCTCGTTTTGAGAACACGCAGCACCGATTGGAATGATTGGAAAGGACAATTATTTTTAGCAAAAACAAATGGTGCTCCCCTCGAGCAATTGCCATTTCCTCAAGGCGGTTTTTGTAGTTATTCACCCGATAAATCAAAAATTGCCTATAACAGAGTTTTTCGTGAATTTAGAACCTGGAAACGTTATCGCGGTGGTCAAGCTGATGAAATTTGGATATATGATTTTAATACCCACCAAACGATTAAAATAACAGATAATGATGCACAAGATATCATTCCAATGTGGTCAGGAAACAAAATTTATTATATATCTGATAGAGATGCTCGAATGAATATTTTTTGTTATGATTTAATTTCAAAAACAACAAAAAAAATAACAACATTTAAAGATTTTGATGTTAAATTTCCTTCTATCGGAGATCAATACCTTGTTTTTGAAAATGGTGGTTACATTTATAAACTGGATCTTAAGACAGATAAATTTGAAAAAGTAAACATTACCCTGCAAGAAGATTTTGCTATAGGTAGAAATAAATATGTTTCTGCTAAAGAAAATATTGAAAATTGGGAATTAGGTTCGGATGGAAATAGAGCCGTGTTTATTGCTCGTGGTGATATATTTACAGTTCCTGTAAAAAATGGTGTTATCAGAAATTTGACCAACACATCTGGAGTACACGAACGCTCAGCTACTTGGTCTCCTGATGGAAAAAATATCGCTTATATTTCTGATGCAACAGGTGAAGATGAAGTATATATTGTTGATCCAATGGGAAACTCAAAGCCTGCACAATTAACTCGCAAAAGTGATAATTACAAGTACGGACTAAGTTGGTCGCCGGATTCTAAAAAAGTAGCTTATAGTAATCGAAAACAAGAAGTTTATTATGTTGATATTACTTCTAAAGAATCTACATTGGTTATTGCAAATCCAGTTGGTGAGATTACAGATTTTAACTGGTCTCCGGACAGTAAATATTTAACTTACACCAATCCAATTCGTAAAGGAAATTCAGTGATTAATGTTTATTCATTAGCTGAAAAGAAAAATTATCCGGTAACTGATTCATGGTTTGATTCTTATAGCCCGAGCTTTAGTTCTGATGGTAAATATTTATATTTTGTGTCCCAACGAACTTTTGCACCATCTTACAATTTTGTCGAGTGGAATTATGCTTATTTTGATTTAGCAAAGATTTATTATTTGACTTTAAGAAATGATGTAAAGAATCCATTTGAACCAAAATCAGATGAAGTTGCGGTTAAAGAAGAAAAGAAGGAAGAAAAGAAAGAAGATAAAAAAGATGATTCTAAAAAAACAGAAGATAAAAAGACTGTAGAATCTTCAAAAAATATAGACTTTGACCAAATTGCAGGACGAATTGGTGAAATTCCAGGAAGTGCAGGAAATTATTTTGGAATTTCCTCCATAGGAGATAAAATTTATTATTTTAAATCTTCAATGGGAAATAAAAATAAAATGTATTTCTATGATTTAGTGGCACAAAAAGAAACTGAAATAGGAGACTTGTCTGGTTACTCATTTAGTGCAGATAATAAAAAGATGATGACCTCATCAAACAGCAATTATTATATTTTAGATATTCCAACTGGAAAAGTAAATCTTGAGACACCATTGAATCTATCAGATATGAAAGTCATGGTAGATCGTAAAGCAGAATGGAATCAGATTTATTATGAATGTTGGCGACAAATGCGTGATTTTTTCTATGATCCAAATATGCATGGAGTAGATTGGGAAGGCCTCAAAAAAAATTATGCAACATTGCTCCCATTTGTTAATCAAAGACAAGATTTAACCTACATTATTGGTGAACTTATAGGAGAGCTTAATATTGGTCACGCATATGTAGGTGGTGGAGATTATGTTAAAGCTGATCGTGTAAATATGGGCCTTTTGGGTGCCCGTTTAGCTAAAGATCCTTCCGGCTATTATAAAATTACAAAAATTTTTAAAGGACAAAATTGGGATCGAGTTACTAGATCGCCATTGACTGAAATAGGAGTTAATGCTAAAGAAGGTGATTATATCATTGCAATTAATGGCACAAAAACAAGTGATGTTGTCAACATCAATCAGTTATTGATCGCAACGGCTGACAAACAAGTTAAGTTGACTTTGAATTCCAAACCTTCCGAAGATGGATCCAGAGTTGTAACCGTAGTGCCAACTAATGATGAACAAAAGTTAATTTATTATAATTGGGTAGAAGAAAATTATGAAAAAGTAAATAAAGCCACCAATGGGAGGGTAGGCTATCTTCATATTCCTAATATGGGGAGTGAAGGTCTTAATGAATTCGTAAAACATTTTTATGCTCAATTAAGTAAAGAGGCTTTAATCGTTGATGACCGTGGAAATGGAGGAGGTAATGTCTCTCCGCATATTATTGAACGTCTTAGAAGAGAGCCGGTTCAAGTTACATTGATGAGAAACAGTATGCCTGCTTTTGAACCAAATGAACAAATTATTGGACCTAAGGTTGCCCTAGTTGATGAGTGGTCCGCTAGTGATGGTGACATCTTTGCATATAGGTTTAGAAAACATAATTTAGGTCCAATCATTGGAAAAAGAACTTGGGGTGGAGTAGTTGGAATTAGAGGAAGTTTGCCTTTAGTTGATGGAGGATATTTAAATAGACCGGAATTTGCTAGATACAATACTGATGGTACCAAATGGGAAATAGAAGGTCATGGTGTTGATCCGGATATAGTTGTAGATCTTGACCCTTATAAAACATTCAATGGAGAAGATGCACAGCTTGATAAAGCTATTGAAGTGATTTTAGCAGCAATGAAAAATAAGTCTTATAAAGAACCACCTCCACCAGCTTATCCAAAAAAATAG